In Gemmatimonadaceae bacterium, a single window of DNA contains:
- the tssA gene encoding type VI secretion system protein TssA, translated as MSLRDELLTPIPGGNPAGIELRSDPVYDKIKFARREDDDMPQGGWETERKTADWSQVIKLTKDAIANKSKDLQLAVWMAEAILVREGFAGFRHALDTIVGLLEQHWEHLYPEIDDGDAEARANTLGSLGGEKMAVRVRRLPLNKAGHDVGQIQQANRVPTEADAANDSTKAELRQTLVAEGRATPEDVESGFRATPKPWFKALVSDIDGCLQLLQNLDEVCAERFKNDGPSYEPVRKALEEVQRTSKQLLKRKLEVEPDPVGTTATEADAPVVVPEGMLLPGSVGAQLSAVPTSREDAASRIAASAKYLRQTDPTNPAAYLLLRGLRWGELRASGSSPDPRLLEAPATATRTHLKTLLLDSKWEQLLEACEGVMATPQGRGWLDLQRYALTACEQLGAEFQIVGAALRGALRSLLADLTGLVDMTLMDDTPTANAETRKWLGAIVDAEVAVPAADQSADEVAHEPLRPRGGRSAAMAEVRAGRTDRAIALLMREAASEKTKRGRFLVQTELASIMVDGGHHVVAQPILEELIAHVEGHKLEDWESGDVVAKPLALLYRCLERVDGDPSTRQALYLRICRLDPVQAIGFANGGGASA; from the coding sequence ATGTCGCTGCGTGACGAACTCCTGACGCCAATTCCAGGCGGGAATCCTGCCGGGATCGAGCTGCGCTCCGATCCTGTCTACGACAAGATCAAATTTGCGCGGCGCGAAGACGACGACATGCCGCAAGGCGGCTGGGAGACCGAACGCAAGACGGCAGACTGGTCGCAAGTCATAAAGCTGACAAAAGACGCGATCGCCAATAAATCAAAGGACCTTCAGCTCGCTGTGTGGATGGCCGAGGCGATCCTCGTCCGCGAAGGGTTCGCGGGCTTCCGCCATGCACTCGACACCATCGTCGGCCTGCTCGAGCAACACTGGGAACACCTCTACCCGGAGATCGACGACGGCGATGCCGAGGCACGCGCCAACACCCTCGGTTCGTTAGGCGGCGAAAAAATGGCCGTGCGCGTCCGTCGCCTGCCGCTCAACAAGGCTGGACACGACGTGGGTCAGATTCAGCAAGCGAACCGCGTCCCGACCGAGGCCGATGCCGCCAACGACTCCACAAAGGCGGAGCTTCGTCAGACGCTCGTCGCCGAAGGGAGGGCGACGCCCGAGGATGTCGAGAGTGGTTTCCGGGCGACGCCAAAGCCCTGGTTCAAGGCGCTCGTATCTGACATCGATGGGTGTCTCCAGCTCCTTCAGAATTTGGACGAGGTCTGTGCCGAGCGCTTCAAGAATGACGGTCCAAGTTACGAACCAGTCCGCAAGGCGCTCGAGGAGGTGCAGCGCACCTCGAAGCAACTACTCAAGCGGAAGCTCGAGGTCGAGCCGGATCCAGTTGGGACGACGGCGACTGAAGCGGATGCTCCAGTCGTCGTGCCCGAGGGCATGCTCTTGCCGGGGTCCGTCGGCGCGCAGCTGTCTGCCGTCCCCACGTCGCGTGAGGACGCCGCGAGTCGAATTGCGGCGAGCGCCAAGTATCTGCGGCAAACCGATCCGACAAATCCGGCCGCCTACCTTCTGTTGCGTGGACTCCGCTGGGGTGAGCTACGCGCGTCCGGCAGTTCCCCCGATCCACGACTACTCGAGGCGCCCGCGACCGCGACGCGCACTCACCTCAAGACGCTCCTTCTCGACTCGAAGTGGGAACAGCTGCTCGAAGCCTGCGAAGGCGTCATGGCCACGCCGCAAGGTCGCGGCTGGCTCGACCTCCAGCGTTACGCGCTCACGGCGTGTGAGCAGCTCGGTGCGGAGTTCCAGATCGTCGGCGCGGCGTTGAGAGGCGCGCTCCGATCGCTGCTCGCCGACCTCACCGGCCTTGTCGACATGACGCTCATGGACGACACGCCGACGGCGAACGCGGAAACGCGCAAATGGTTAGGCGCGATCGTCGACGCAGAAGTCGCCGTCCCTGCCGCTGATCAGAGCGCGGACGAAGTCGCGCACGAGCCGTTGCGCCCACGCGGCGGCCGGAGCGCGGCGATGGCGGAGGTGCGCGCGGGCCGCACCGATCGCGCCATCGCGCTGCTCATGCGTGAGGCGGCGAGCGAAAAGACAAAACGCGGGCGCTTCCTGGTACAGACCGAGCTCGCGAGCATCATGGTCGATGGTGGACATCACGTCGTCGCGCAGCCGATTCTCGAAGAGCTCATCGCGCATGTCGAAGGGCACAAGCTCGAGGATTGGGAGAGCGGAGACGTCGTCGCCAAACCGCTCGCGCTACTCTATCGCTGTCTCGAGCGGGTCGACGGAGACCCGAGCACTCGTCAGGCACTCTACCTTCGCATCTGCCGGCTCGATCCGGTGCAGGCAATTGGCTTTGCCAATGGCGGAGGCGCGTCGGCATGA
- a CDS encoding type VI secretion system accessory protein TagJ, producing MTPRDLLQAGRLDEAIDALSAELRDNPTDSRRRTFLFELLCFAGKYDRAEKQLDVVGQGGKEAEMGALLYHSALHAERLRQQMFEQNAFPLSTPPKPVSGTLNGQPFESLTDADPRIGARLELFAAGQYTWLPFEHVETVQMLPPKRLRDMLWAPAIVRPNERFSGMEMGEVIVPAIAPLTWRHADGPVRLGRVTQWQLLDDDTEAPIGQKLLLVDGEEFPILEVRELTITSSAPTTAD from the coding sequence ATGACTCCTCGCGATCTTCTGCAGGCCGGTAGGCTGGACGAAGCCATCGACGCGCTCAGTGCCGAGCTGCGCGACAATCCCACTGACTCGCGCCGGCGCACGTTCCTCTTCGAGCTCCTCTGCTTCGCCGGCAAGTACGATCGCGCCGAGAAGCAGCTCGACGTCGTCGGCCAGGGAGGCAAGGAAGCCGAGATGGGCGCGCTCCTCTATCACAGCGCGCTTCACGCGGAACGGCTCCGCCAGCAAATGTTCGAGCAGAACGCCTTCCCGCTCAGCACGCCTCCAAAGCCAGTTTCGGGAACGCTAAACGGGCAGCCCTTCGAATCGCTCACCGACGCCGATCCTCGCATCGGAGCGCGTCTCGAGCTCTTCGCCGCCGGCCAGTATACCTGGCTTCCCTTCGAGCACGTCGAAACGGTCCAGATGCTGCCGCCGAAGCGCTTGCGCGACATGCTCTGGGCGCCCGCCATCGTTCGGCCTAACGAACGGTTCTCTGGCATGGAGATGGGCGAGGTCATTGTTCCGGCGATCGCGCCGCTCACCTGGCGTCACGCGGACGGACCGGTGCGGCTCGGTCGCGTCACGCAGTGGCAGCTGCTCGACGACGATACCGAAGCACCCATCGGCCAGAAGCTGCTGCTCGTGGACGGCGAGGAGTTTCCGATCCTCGAAGTCCGTGAGCTGACGATTACGTCATCCGCACCAACCACCGCTGATTGA
- the tssF gene encoding type VI secretion system baseplate subunit TssF, which produces MREELLHYYERELAYVRRMGAEFAQRYPKIASRLQLEPTKCEDPHVERLIEAFAFLTARVHLKIDDEFPEVTESILNIVYPHYVRPIPSMSIAEMRIDVEQGVPPTGFRVPRGTPLYSRPVDGVPCKFRTCYDTTLWPFTVTGVQWLTPDRLKPAVRLGDAIAALRIELRCLPGVTFSQLDIKTLRFFLNGESNLVYPLYELLASHRRDLIIRETGVAKPRSITIDADELEPTGFGAEEGMLPYPGRSFQAYRLLQEYFAFPEKYLFFDLGGLEALRSSGLGSAIEIIVPIGVFERTEWRQMLEAGISESTIRIGCTPIVNLFPQVAEPVLLTQRRHEYTLVPDAHRRVTTEVFSIDDVVAIAADSGTTQHFEPLYSHRHATNGNTAFWTANRHFSGWRSDVGTDVSLSFVDLSGRVVYPEFEVVTARLTCFNSDLPSRLPFGNERGDFELDRGGPVSAIVALVKPTRVIQPPLGSPQVWRLVSQLSLNYLSLTDTEASVGEDGAGRGTEALREVLRLHDFSGSPAVRRQIEGVLAVRSGPAFARIATEHGLSFARGRRVELELDEEQFTGAGAYLFASVLEHFFGLYASINSFSTLTARSRQRKGGIREWPARAGWKPLL; this is translated from the coding sequence GTGCGTGAGGAGCTCCTTCACTACTACGAGCGCGAGCTCGCATACGTCCGCCGCATGGGGGCGGAATTCGCGCAGCGCTATCCGAAGATCGCAAGCCGGCTCCAGCTCGAGCCGACGAAATGCGAGGACCCGCACGTCGAGCGGCTCATCGAGGCTTTTGCGTTTCTCACCGCGCGCGTTCACCTGAAGATCGACGACGAATTCCCCGAGGTCACGGAGTCGATCCTCAACATCGTGTACCCGCACTATGTGCGGCCGATCCCGTCGATGTCGATCGCCGAAATGCGCATCGATGTCGAGCAGGGCGTGCCACCAACGGGCTTCCGCGTGCCGCGCGGAACGCCGCTCTACTCGCGGCCCGTCGACGGCGTCCCGTGCAAGTTTAGAACTTGCTACGACACGACGCTGTGGCCGTTCACCGTCACCGGCGTGCAATGGCTCACGCCGGACCGGCTCAAACCGGCGGTGCGATTGGGCGACGCCATCGCTGCGTTGCGCATCGAGCTGCGCTGCTTGCCCGGCGTCACCTTCTCGCAGCTCGACATCAAGACGCTCCGCTTCTTCCTCAACGGCGAGAGCAATCTCGTATACCCGTTGTACGAGCTGCTCGCCAGCCACCGCCGCGACTTGATCATTCGTGAAACAGGAGTCGCGAAGCCGAGATCGATCACGATCGACGCCGACGAGCTCGAGCCCACCGGGTTCGGCGCCGAGGAAGGCATGCTGCCCTATCCGGGCAGGTCGTTTCAAGCCTATCGCCTCCTCCAGGAATATTTTGCGTTCCCGGAGAAGTATCTCTTTTTCGATCTCGGTGGCCTCGAGGCACTGCGCTCGTCCGGCTTGGGCAGCGCGATCGAGATCATCGTGCCGATTGGCGTCTTCGAGCGAACCGAATGGCGACAGATGCTCGAGGCTGGCATCAGCGAGTCGACGATTCGGATCGGGTGTACGCCAATCGTCAATCTCTTTCCGCAGGTCGCCGAGCCGGTGCTGCTCACGCAGCGCCGCCATGAGTACACGCTCGTTCCCGACGCACACCGCCGCGTCACGACCGAGGTCTTCTCGATCGATGACGTCGTCGCCATCGCCGCGGATTCGGGCACAACACAGCATTTCGAGCCGCTCTATTCGCACCGCCACGCGACGAACGGCAACACGGCATTCTGGACGGCGAATCGTCACTTCAGTGGTTGGCGCAGCGACGTCGGAACCGACGTCTCGCTCTCCTTCGTCGATCTCTCCGGCCGCGTCGTGTATCCCGAGTTCGAGGTCGTCACGGCGCGCCTGACGTGCTTCAATAGCGATCTGCCGAGCCGATTGCCATTCGGGAACGAGCGGGGCGACTTCGAGCTCGATCGAGGTGGACCGGTGAGCGCGATCGTCGCGCTGGTGAAGCCGACGCGCGTCATTCAGCCGCCGCTGGGATCACCGCAGGTCTGGCGCCTCGTGTCGCAACTCTCGTTGAATTATCTGTCACTCACCGACACCGAAGCGAGCGTCGGTGAGGACGGCGCCGGACGCGGGACGGAAGCGTTGCGCGAAGTGCTTCGCCTCCACGACTTCAGCGGGTCGCCAGCCGTTAGGCGGCAAATCGAAGGCGTTCTCGCCGTGCGCAGCGGGCCCGCGTTCGCCCGGATCGCCACCGAACATGGTCTGAGCTTCGCGCGCGGCCGCCGCGTGGAGCTCGAGCTGGACGAGGAGCAGTTCACAGGCGCTGGCGCCTATCTGTTCGCCAGTGTGCTCGAACATTTCTTCGGGCTGTACGCCTCGATCAACAGCTTCTCGACGCTCACCGCGCGGTCGCGGCAGCGAAAGGGGGGGATACGCGAATGGCCCGCGAGAGCAGGCTGGAAACCGCTGCTGTAG
- the tssG gene encoding type VI secretion system baseplate subunit TssG, which yields MALAASAAPRAAEESRLLERLYAEPWSFDFFQALHLLERLQPDRASVGEFADPRQEAVRLTASPSVAFPASEIQALNTATTPPRMAVNFLGLTGPQGALPLAYSLYVAERVRAGDHALKDFLGIFDHRVLSLFYRAWEKTHISVSHGDEKRDWLTRHLLDIVGLGNEALRDRLPLGDQALLFYAGLLSLPTRPAGALEQLLADFFGVPVSIEQFVGAWYPLERATQSELGDDDSESSQLGFGAVAGDEIWDQQSRARVRIGPLTRRQYDEFLPGGSAHEPLRALTRLYTNDLIDFDIQLVLAQDEVPLFRIADETPLPLSWCTWLATKPLGKDADDTQFAL from the coding sequence GTGGCGCTCGCTGCCTCCGCCGCGCCGCGCGCGGCGGAAGAGAGTCGTCTGCTCGAGCGGCTCTACGCCGAGCCGTGGTCGTTCGACTTCTTCCAGGCGTTGCACCTGCTCGAGCGGTTGCAACCGGACCGCGCGTCCGTGGGCGAGTTCGCCGATCCGCGGCAGGAGGCGGTGCGCCTAACGGCGAGCCCCAGTGTCGCGTTCCCGGCGAGCGAGATCCAGGCGCTCAATACGGCAACGACGCCGCCGCGCATGGCCGTGAACTTCCTCGGCCTCACCGGCCCGCAAGGAGCGTTGCCGCTCGCGTACAGCCTGTACGTGGCCGAACGTGTCCGCGCCGGCGACCACGCACTCAAGGACTTTCTCGGCATCTTCGACCATCGCGTCTTATCGCTCTTCTATCGCGCATGGGAAAAGACGCACATCAGCGTCTCGCACGGCGACGAAAAACGCGATTGGTTGACTCGGCATCTGCTCGACATCGTCGGGCTCGGGAACGAGGCGCTTCGCGATCGGTTGCCGCTCGGCGACCAGGCACTGCTTTTCTACGCGGGCCTGCTCTCGCTGCCGACACGCCCGGCGGGCGCTCTCGAGCAACTGCTCGCTGATTTCTTCGGCGTGCCGGTGAGCATCGAACAGTTCGTCGGCGCATGGTATCCGCTCGAACGCGCCACCCAGTCCGAGCTCGGCGACGACGACAGCGAGTCGTCGCAGCTGGGGTTCGGTGCCGTTGCTGGCGACGAAATCTGGGATCAGCAATCGCGCGCTCGCGTCCGCATCGGACCGCTCACGCGAAGGCAATACGATGAATTCTTGCCCGGCGGCAGCGCGCACGAGCCGCTCCGGGCGTTGACGCGATTGTATACGAACGACCTGATCGATTTCGATATTCAGCTCGTGCTCGCGCAGGACGAAGTGCCGCTGTTCCGGATCGCCGACGAGACGCCGCTGCCGCTCAGCTGGTGTACCTGGCTGGCGACAAAACCGTTAGGCAAAGATGCAGATGATACCCAGTTCGCCCTCTGA
- the tssE gene encoding type VI secretion system baseplate subunit TssE, translating into MTKREIERTVQPSLLDRLTDYEPRNNSEGRVGYLESVRQFKMGLQRDLEWLLNTRRIPVTAPEEFEELTRSVYHYGLPDLTSISRDSHEARDRLVRRVEDVIALFEPRLDNVAINVFEVEGEEHRRELRFHVEGTLLMDPTPEQVIFDTVLHFSSGEYEVGGAGGDKAPSAGAGRGA; encoded by the coding sequence ATGACGAAGCGTGAGATCGAGCGCACCGTCCAGCCGTCACTGCTCGACCGTCTGACGGATTACGAGCCACGCAACAACAGCGAGGGCCGCGTGGGCTATCTCGAGTCCGTTCGACAGTTCAAGATGGGACTGCAGCGTGATCTCGAGTGGTTGCTCAACACACGGCGCATCCCGGTCACGGCGCCGGAAGAATTCGAGGAGCTAACGCGCTCGGTCTATCACTACGGTCTGCCGGATCTCACGTCGATCAGTCGCGATTCGCACGAGGCCCGCGATCGTCTGGTCCGCCGTGTCGAGGACGTGATCGCGCTGTTCGAGCCGCGACTCGACAATGTCGCGATCAACGTTTTCGAAGTGGAGGGCGAGGAGCATCGTCGCGAGCTGCGCTTCCATGTCGAAGGCACGCTCCTCATGGATCCGACGCCGGAGCAGGTGATCTTCGACACGGTGCTTCATTTCTCGAGCGGCGAATACGAAGTCGGTGGAGCGGGAGGCGACAAGGCGCCCTCTGCGGGAGCTGGTCGCGGTGCGTGA